A section of the Pseudomonas flavescens genome encodes:
- a CDS encoding FMN-binding negative transcriptional regulator — MYVPSAFRQNDLAALHREIADCRLATLISHGENGLQASHLPLLLRPGEGRNGTLYGHLARANAHWQVLAEGGEALVIFNSADAYISPSWYPAKAEHGKVVPTWNYIAVHAYGQAAVFDDSERLLSLLDELSARHENPRPQPWALSDAPEDYIAGMLRAIVGFALPIERLEGKWKLGQNRSEADRQGVHDGLSASTDPRDRALAQRMND; from the coding sequence ATGTACGTACCCTCCGCATTTCGCCAGAACGACCTCGCCGCCCTGCACCGGGAGATTGCCGACTGCCGCCTGGCTACCCTGATCAGCCATGGCGAGAACGGCTTGCAAGCCAGCCATCTGCCCTTGCTGCTGCGCCCCGGAGAAGGCCGCAACGGCACGCTGTACGGCCACCTGGCGCGGGCCAATGCGCATTGGCAGGTACTGGCCGAAGGCGGTGAAGCGCTGGTGATCTTCAACAGCGCCGATGCCTATATCAGCCCGTCCTGGTATCCGGCCAAGGCCGAGCACGGCAAGGTGGTGCCAACCTGGAATTACATCGCAGTGCATGCCTACGGCCAGGCCGCGGTTTTCGATGACAGCGAGCGCCTGCTGAGCCTGCTCGACGAACTCAGCGCCCGTCACGAGAACCCGCGCCCGCAACCCTGGGCGCTGAGCGATGCTCCCGAGGACTACATCGCCGGCATGCTGCGCGCCATCGTCGGCTTCGCCCTGCCCATCGAACGCCTGGAGGGCAAATGGAAGCTTGGCCAGAACCGCAGCGAAGCCGATCGCCAGGGCGTGCATGACGGTCTCAGCGCCAGCACTGATCCCCGCGACCGCGCCCTGGCGCAGCGAATGAATGACTAA
- a CDS encoding GNAT family N-acetyltransferase, whose amino-acid sequence MEIRAITADDQAAWSPLWQGYLRFYGQQMPEATTALTWQRFLADDEPMHAALAWHEVRAIGLVHWIFHRSCWTTGDYCYLQDLFVDESVRGSGAGRGLIEHVYAQAKLAGASRVHWLTHESNTTAMRLYDHIADRSGFVQYRKQL is encoded by the coding sequence ATGGAAATACGCGCAATCACCGCTGACGATCAGGCTGCCTGGTCGCCACTCTGGCAGGGCTATCTGCGCTTCTACGGGCAGCAGATGCCCGAGGCCACCACAGCCCTGACCTGGCAACGCTTTCTCGCTGACGACGAACCGATGCATGCGGCTCTCGCCTGGCACGAAGTGCGCGCCATCGGCCTGGTGCACTGGATTTTCCACCGCTCCTGCTGGACGACCGGCGATTACTGTTACCTGCAGGATCTGTTCGTCGACGAAAGCGTTCGCGGCAGCGGCGCCGGGCGCGGGCTGATCGAGCATGTTTACGCTCAGGCCAAGCTGGCTGGCGCTTCGCGGGTGCACTGGCTGACCCATGAAAGCAACACCACCGCCATGCGGCTCTACGATCACATCGCCGACCGCTCCGGTTTCGTGCAATACCGCAAGCAGCTGTAA
- a CDS encoding GNAT family N-acetyltransferase yields the protein MTDDTLLDWTPVSPPPRSAIDGRYVCLEPLDAAAHGDDLWEALQGVDSDPALWDYLPYGPFAERAGFDAWLQDKQSTSDPLFFSVIDKTSGRAVGLLSFLRIAPADGCIEIGHIAFGHAMQRSPASTEAIWLLMSLAMDDLGNRRLEWKCNARNARSLRAAERLGFVHEGLFRQHAVIKGQNRDTAWFSIIDSEWPQCRDALQRWLSPDNFDEHGKQRQRLEALRAR from the coding sequence ATGACCGACGACACCCTGCTCGACTGGACACCCGTTTCGCCGCCACCGCGCAGCGCCATCGACGGCCGCTACGTGTGCCTGGAACCGCTGGACGCAGCAGCGCATGGCGATGATCTCTGGGAGGCGTTGCAAGGAGTGGACAGCGACCCTGCCTTATGGGATTACCTGCCCTATGGTCCGTTCGCCGAGCGCGCCGGGTTCGATGCCTGGCTGCAGGACAAGCAAAGCACCAGTGACCCGCTGTTCTTCAGCGTGATCGACAAGACCAGCGGGCGGGCCGTAGGGCTGCTGTCCTTCCTGCGTATCGCGCCCGCCGACGGCTGTATCGAAATCGGCCATATCGCCTTTGGCCACGCCATGCAGCGCTCCCCCGCCTCAACCGAGGCGATCTGGCTGCTGATGAGCCTGGCGATGGACGACCTGGGCAATCGGCGCCTGGAGTGGAAGTGCAATGCACGCAACGCCCGCTCGCTGCGCGCCGCCGAACGCCTGGGTTTCGTTCACGAGGGGTTGTTTCGCCAGCACGCGGTAATCAAGGGACAGAACCGCGATACCGCCTGGTTCTCGATCATCGACAGCGAATGGCCGCAATGCCGCGACGCCCTACAACGCTGGCTGTCGCCCGACAACTTCGACGAACATGGCAAGCAGCGGCAGCGCCTGGAAGCATTGCGGGCGAGATAG
- a CDS encoding LysE family translocator encodes MTQLLPFMLFAFVASITPGPTNVLVLGSSARYGVAATLPLVLGACAGSAAIVVAVGLGLGELLQQHPRLQWAMAWFGVLWLSYLAWRIFSSPAAALSAADVQPGERRLGLFAGAALQLINPKTWMMALAVVSVFATPGPGQAMRVTLLAAIFLAIALPCLGCWALLGRGAAKLFTSARAMTRFNNAMALLLLISAWLGAPL; translated from the coding sequence ATGACTCAGTTGTTGCCCTTCATGCTGTTCGCTTTCGTCGCGTCGATCACTCCGGGGCCTACCAATGTGCTGGTGCTGGGCAGCAGCGCCCGTTACGGCGTGGCGGCAACCCTGCCGCTGGTACTCGGCGCCTGCGCAGGCTCTGCGGCCATCGTGGTGGCGGTCGGGCTTGGCTTGGGCGAATTGCTGCAGCAGCACCCGCGCCTGCAATGGGCGATGGCCTGGTTCGGCGTGTTGTGGCTGAGCTACCTGGCGTGGCGCATCTTCAGCAGCCCGGCTGCCGCGCTGAGCGCTGCCGATGTGCAACCAGGCGAGCGGCGATTGGGCCTGTTCGCCGGCGCGGCACTGCAGTTGATCAACCCCAAGACCTGGATGATGGCCTTGGCGGTAGTCAGCGTGTTCGCCACCCCCGGCCCCGGGCAGGCAATGCGAGTGACCTTGCTGGCGGCGATCTTCCTGGCTATCGCCTTGCCATGCTTGGGCTGCTGGGCATTGCTCGGACGGGGCGCTGCCAAACTGTTCACCTCGGCCCGAGCCATGACCCGCTTCAATAACGCCATGGCGCTGTTGCTGCTGATTTCCGCCTGGCTCGGCGCGCCGCTCTGA
- a CDS encoding AraC family transcriptional regulator: MSAQSWVDLAQDEDTGIETIRAHFRGHAYDPHWHDAYLVGFTEQGVQQFHCRKQLNSSLAGQVFLLEPGELHDGHAPEPEGFTYSMLYLDAHWLERELRSLFEQAPADCLPGFSATLASEPRLLTAVGEAFTALHRQEMRMVRQSALDGLLMRLTEQLHWRRRLDPDPRLPLVAQRARDFLHDQHTRDIGLDDLAAACGVDRFRLSRAFKAAFGLAPHAYLVQLRLARARHMLARGEPPAQVAAVLGFADQSHLGRWFRRAYGMTPAHYQRRCSNLPDA, encoded by the coding sequence ATGAGCGCGCAGAGTTGGGTCGACCTGGCCCAGGACGAAGACACCGGTATCGAGACCATCCGCGCGCATTTTCGCGGGCACGCCTACGATCCCCATTGGCACGACGCCTATCTGGTCGGGTTCACCGAGCAGGGCGTGCAGCAGTTCCATTGCCGCAAGCAACTGAACAGCAGCCTGGCCGGCCAGGTGTTTCTGCTCGAACCTGGCGAGCTTCATGACGGCCATGCCCCTGAGCCGGAAGGCTTCACCTATTCGATGCTGTACCTGGATGCCCACTGGCTGGAGCGCGAGTTGCGCAGCCTGTTCGAACAGGCGCCCGCTGACTGCCTGCCCGGCTTCAGCGCCACCCTGGCCAGCGAACCGCGCCTGCTCACGGCGGTCGGCGAGGCCTTTACCGCGCTGCATCGCCAGGAGATGCGCATGGTCAGGCAGAGCGCGCTCGATGGCCTGCTGATGCGCCTGACCGAGCAATTGCATTGGCGCCGGCGCCTCGATCCGGACCCGCGCCTGCCGCTGGTGGCGCAGCGCGCACGGGATTTTCTGCACGACCAGCACACCCGCGATATCGGTCTCGATGACCTGGCTGCCGCCTGCGGCGTCGACCGCTTTCGCTTGAGCCGCGCGTTCAAGGCGGCCTTCGGCCTGGCGCCACACGCTTATCTGGTGCAACTGCGCCTGGCCCGGGCGAGGCATATGTTGGCCCGTGGCGAACCACCGGCGCAGGTCGCGGCGGTACTTGGCTTTGCCGATCAGAGCCACCTCGGGCGCTGGTTCCGGCGTGCCTATGGTATGACCCCGGCCCATTACCAGCGGCGCTGCTCAAACCTTCCAGACGCCTGA
- a CDS encoding DUF1615 domain-containing protein — MLLLAGCSSQPQVPAPKPAEVRAQIVRLMPVNTPDREGWAADIYAAFAAQEIAPSTENLCAVLAVTEQESTFNADPQVPGLAKIARAEIDRRAASLHIPGFVVNAALNIESPTGKTYQQRLSRVRTEKQLSAIFDDFTGMVPLGRQLFGTLNPVRTGGPMQVSIAFAQANAEGYPYPPDGSIRREVFSRRGGMYFGIAHLLGYPANYPKPLYRFADFNAGWYASRNAAFQHAVTIASGIPLALDGDLIIHGTSKPGSTELAVRSLGKRLDMSDRAIRRALEEGDTLEFEESRLYERVFALADEAEGMSLPRAVLPGIVLKSPKITRRLTTAWFAERVDTRHQRCMARAR, encoded by the coding sequence ATGCTGCTACTGGCCGGCTGCTCCAGCCAGCCCCAGGTACCTGCGCCGAAACCGGCTGAGGTGCGCGCGCAGATCGTCCGCCTGATGCCGGTAAATACGCCTGATCGCGAGGGCTGGGCGGCGGATATCTATGCGGCGTTCGCCGCCCAGGAGATTGCGCCGAGCACCGAGAACCTCTGCGCCGTGCTGGCGGTGACGGAGCAGGAATCGACGTTCAATGCCGATCCGCAAGTGCCTGGCCTGGCGAAGATCGCTCGGGCGGAGATCGACCGTCGTGCTGCCAGCCTGCATATTCCGGGATTCGTGGTGAATGCCGCGCTGAACATCGAATCGCCCACCGGCAAGACCTATCAGCAACGCCTGAGCAGGGTTCGTACGGAAAAGCAGTTGAGCGCTATCTTCGATGACTTCACCGGCATGGTGCCGCTCGGTCGGCAACTGTTCGGCACCCTCAATCCCGTGCGCACTGGCGGGCCGATGCAGGTCAGCATCGCTTTCGCCCAGGCCAATGCCGAGGGCTATCCGTATCCACCTGATGGCTCGATTCGTCGTGAGGTGTTCAGCCGGCGTGGCGGCATGTACTTTGGCATCGCTCATCTGTTGGGCTATCCGGCCAACTACCCGAAACCCCTTTATCGCTTCGCCGACTTCAATGCCGGCTGGTACGCCAGCCGCAATGCGGCCTTCCAGCATGCGGTCACCATCGCGTCGGGTATTCCACTAGCGCTGGATGGCGACCTGATCATTCATGGCACTAGCAAGCCTGGCTCCACCGAACTGGCCGTGCGATCTCTGGGCAAGCGCCTGGACATGAGCGACCGGGCAATCCGCCGCGCGCTGGAGGAGGGCGATACGTTGGAGTTCGAAGAAAGCCGTTTGTATGAGCGGGTATTCGCCCTGGCTGATGAGGCAGAAGGCATGTCGTTGCCGCGGGCGGTGCTACCAGGCATCGTGCTGAAAAGCCCGAAGATCACCCGCCGGCTGACCACTGCCTGGTTCGCCGAGCGTGTCGATACGCGCCATCAACGCTGTATGGCCCGCGCTCGATAA
- the glgB gene encoding 1,4-alpha-glucan branching protein GlgB: MINGETDRQVAGVDRAAIEALIRGEHGDPFSILGPHEFAHGLTIRTYLPGALGVELIHAVSGETLGALEQSSVPGLFSIRLDQRVPYRYRINWSAGVQETEDPYAFGQLLGEMDLYLFAEGNHRELGKSLGAQLTTHEDVQGVRFSVWAPNARRVSVVGGFNGWDGRRHPMRLRQPSGVWELFVPRLGAGEVYKFEILGRDGLLPLKADPMALATELPPATGSVVSAPLEFDWRDGDWMQQRQAQQGYQAPMSIYEVHAGSWRREGGEDGRVLSWKELGEQLIPYVQQLGFTHIELMPIMEHPFGGSWGYQLLSQFAPTSRYGSPADFAAFVDACHQAGIGVILDWVPAHFPTDAHGLGQFDGTALYEYAHPFEGFHQDWDTYIYNLGRTEVHGFMLASALHWLRAYHIDGLRVDAVASMLYRDYSRKEGEWIPNRHGGRENLESIDFLRHLNDVVAQEVPGALVIAEESTAWPGVSRPTQEGGLGFAYKWNMGWMHDSLKYVAEDPLHRQHHHHQLTFGLLYAFSEHFVLPISHDEVVHGKRSLLDKMPGDRWQKFANLRLYLSFMWSHPGKKLLFMGCEFGQWREWNHDHELDWYLLRYGEHKGVQQLVSDLNGLYRHEPALHRMDGQAEGFAWLIGDDAVNSVFAWLRQDETGAPLLVVHNFTPEPRYGYRIGVPKAGSWHVLLNSDAERYAGSNAGSQGALLSEALASHGQPQSLLLDLPPLATLVIKPH, encoded by the coding sequence ATGATCAATGGAGAAACCGATCGCCAGGTGGCGGGTGTCGACCGCGCCGCCATCGAGGCCCTGATCAGGGGTGAGCATGGCGACCCGTTTTCGATTCTCGGCCCACACGAGTTCGCTCACGGCCTGACGATTCGCACCTACTTGCCTGGAGCCCTGGGCGTCGAACTGATCCATGCCGTCAGCGGTGAAACCCTTGGCGCGCTGGAACAATCGAGCGTGCCAGGGCTGTTCAGCATTCGACTGGATCAGCGCGTTCCCTATCGATACCGCATCAACTGGAGCGCTGGCGTTCAGGAGACCGAAGACCCCTATGCCTTCGGGCAATTGCTCGGGGAGATGGACCTGTATCTGTTCGCCGAGGGCAATCACCGCGAGCTTGGCAAGAGCCTTGGCGCTCAGCTGACTACCCACGAAGACGTGCAGGGCGTACGTTTTTCCGTATGGGCACCGAATGCCCGCCGGGTGTCGGTGGTCGGCGGCTTCAATGGCTGGGATGGCCGCCGCCACCCGATGCGCCTGCGCCAGCCGAGCGGGGTCTGGGAACTGTTCGTGCCGCGCCTCGGTGCGGGCGAGGTCTACAAGTTCGAGATCCTCGGCCGTGATGGCCTGCTGCCGCTCAAGGCCGACCCCATGGCGCTGGCCACCGAGCTGCCTCCCGCCACGGGGTCGGTGGTCTCCGCGCCGCTGGAATTCGACTGGCGCGATGGCGACTGGATGCAACAACGCCAGGCCCAGCAGGGCTATCAGGCGCCGATGTCGATCTATGAAGTGCATGCCGGTTCGTGGCGCCGCGAGGGGGGCGAAGACGGCCGCGTGCTGAGCTGGAAAGAGCTCGGCGAGCAACTGATTCCCTATGTGCAGCAGTTGGGCTTCACCCATATCGAACTGATGCCGATCATGGAGCACCCGTTCGGCGGCTCCTGGGGCTATCAGTTGCTTTCCCAGTTCGCCCCCACGTCGCGTTATGGCAGCCCGGCGGATTTCGCCGCGTTCGTCGACGCCTGTCACCAGGCCGGCATCGGGGTGATTCTCGACTGGGTCCCCGCGCATTTTCCCACCGATGCCCACGGCCTCGGCCAGTTCGATGGCACGGCACTGTACGAGTACGCGCACCCATTCGAAGGCTTCCATCAGGATTGGGATACCTACATCTACAACCTCGGGCGCACCGAAGTGCACGGTTTCATGCTGGCTTCGGCGCTGCACTGGCTGCGCGCCTATCACATCGATGGCCTGCGCGTGGATGCGGTGGCTTCGATGCTGTATCGCGACTACTCGCGCAAGGAAGGCGAGTGGATTCCCAACCGCCATGGCGGTCGCGAGAATCTGGAGAGCATCGACTTTCTGCGCCACCTCAACGACGTTGTCGCGCAGGAAGTGCCCGGCGCGCTGGTGATCGCCGAAGAGTCGACCGCCTGGCCGGGCGTCAGCCGCCCGACTCAGGAAGGCGGCCTGGGCTTCGCTTACAAATGGAACATGGGCTGGATGCACGACAGCCTCAAGTACGTCGCCGAAGATCCGCTGCACCGTCAGCATCATCACCATCAACTGACATTCGGCCTGCTGTACGCGTTCTCCGAGCATTTCGTGCTGCCGATTTCCCATGACGAAGTGGTGCACGGCAAGCGCTCGCTGCTCGACAAGATGCCTGGCGACCGCTGGCAGAAATTCGCCAACCTGCGCCTGTACCTGAGCTTCATGTGGAGCCATCCCGGCAAGAAGCTGCTGTTCATGGGCTGCGAGTTCGGCCAGTGGCGCGAGTGGAACCACGACCACGAGCTGGACTGGTACCTGCTGCGTTACGGCGAGCACAAGGGCGTGCAGCAATTGGTCAGTGACCTCAACGGGTTGTACCGCCATGAGCCGGCGCTGCACCGCATGGATGGCCAGGCCGAGGGCTTCGCCTGGCTGATCGGTGACGACGCCGTCAACAGCGTGTTCGCCTGGTTGCGTCAGGATGAAACCGGTGCGCCGCTGCTGGTGGTCCACAACTTCACGCCCGAGCCGCGTTATGGCTACCGCATCGGGGTGCCGAAAGCGGGGAGCTGGCACGTGCTGCTCAACAGTGACGCCGAGCGTTATGCCGGTTCGAATGCGGGCAGCCAGGGGGCCCTGTTGAGTGAAGCGCTCGCCAGCCATGGCCAGCCGCAATCGTTGCTGCTGGATCTGCCGCCGCTCGCCACGCTGGTGATCAAGCCGCACTAA
- the treS gene encoding maltose alpha-D-glucosyltransferase — MARRARRGAFLNDPQWYKDAIIYQVHVKSFFDANNDGIGDFPGLIEKLDYIADLGVNTLWLLPFYPSPRRDDGYDIAEYRDVHPDYGTMADARRFIAEAHKRGLRVITELVINHTSDQHPWFQRARAAKPGSKARDFYVWSDTDQKYDGTRIIFLDTEKSNWSWDAEAGQYYWHRFYSHQPDLNFDNPQVLKEVLAVMRFWLDMGVDGLRLDAIPYLIERDGTNNENLPETHEVLKKIRAELDAHYPDRMLLAEANQWPEDTQLYFGGHDGGPGDECHMAFHFPLMPRMYMAIAQEDRFPITDILRQTPEIPENCQWAIFLRNHDELTLEMVTDHERDYLWNYYAADRRARINLGIRRRLAPLVERDRRRVELLNSLLLSMPGTPTLYYGDEIGMGDNIFLGDRDGVRTPMQWSPDRNGGFSRADPASLVLPPVMDPLYGFQSVNVETQARDPHSLLNWTRRMLSIRKQHKAFGRGTLKMLMPNNRRVLAYLREATDAEGNPELILCVANLSRAAQAVELELSAHDGKVPVEMVGGSSFPPIGQLNYLLTLPPYGFYWFLLAEEAQMPSWHVSPVDRMPELTTLVIKNQLGELLQLPARATLEQESLPAYLPKRRWFSGQREDLRQVELLYAIPFGGADELYVLSEVEVSRASGATEHYQVPLGFVGEHEAGSSVPQQLALARLRRGRQVGLLTDGFTLSGFVRHVMRHLSERSVLGWQGSEIQFVPTPRLEALGDLSNADVQLISAEQSNSSAIIAEQAVLKLIRRVLPGIHPEAEIGGYLTAAGFEHIAPLLGEVRRVDEQGVPHTLMILQGYLNNQGDAWQWTQNNLERAIRDELAGGHSDQENQHSALAELESFAGLLGQRLGEMHMALGQASDNPDFGYRQTGEADVAEWSQNIAVQVREALKVVAEGRGHLPGEAANQADWLAARHDSIIALVDDLARRSAGGIRMRVHGDLHLGQVLVVQGDAYLIDFEGEPTRTLDERRAFYSPLKDVAGMLRSFDYAAAMAMRSAQSADVTPEAEHARQHIAGLYRSQARTAFNEAYRLAAADLPHAWHDREGEVAALALFCIEKAAYEILYEARYRPDWLEVPVQGLIELTKYLLGSGKR; from the coding sequence ATGGCACGCAGAGCTCGCCGCGGGGCGTTTCTCAACGACCCGCAATGGTACAAGGACGCGATCATCTATCAGGTACACGTGAAGTCGTTCTTCGATGCCAACAATGATGGCATCGGCGATTTCCCGGGGCTGATCGAAAAGCTCGATTACATTGCCGACCTGGGCGTCAACACCCTGTGGCTGCTGCCGTTCTATCCTTCGCCGCGGCGCGATGATGGCTACGACATCGCCGAGTACCGCGATGTGCACCCGGACTACGGGACCATGGCCGACGCCCGGCGCTTCATCGCCGAAGCTCACAAGCGCGGCCTGCGGGTGATAACCGAGCTGGTCATCAACCACACTTCGGACCAGCACCCCTGGTTTCAGCGCGCCCGTGCCGCCAAACCCGGCAGCAAGGCGCGGGATTTCTACGTGTGGTCCGACACCGATCAGAAGTACGACGGCACGCGGATCATCTTTTTAGATACCGAAAAATCCAACTGGAGTTGGGATGCCGAAGCCGGTCAGTACTACTGGCATCGTTTCTACTCGCACCAGCCGGATCTGAATTTCGACAACCCGCAGGTGCTCAAGGAAGTGCTGGCGGTGATGCGCTTCTGGCTGGATATGGGCGTCGACGGCCTGCGCCTGGACGCCATTCCGTACCTGATCGAGCGCGACGGCACCAACAACGAGAATCTGCCGGAAACCCACGAGGTGCTGAAGAAAATCCGTGCCGAGCTGGATGCCCATTATCCGGATCGCATGTTGCTGGCCGAAGCCAATCAGTGGCCTGAAGACACCCAGCTGTATTTCGGTGGCCATGACGGTGGCCCCGGCGACGAATGCCACATGGCGTTCCATTTCCCGCTGATGCCGCGCATGTACATGGCCATCGCCCAGGAAGATCGCTTTCCGATCACCGATATCCTGCGTCAGACGCCGGAGATTCCGGAAAACTGTCAGTGGGCGATCTTCCTGCGCAACCATGATGAGCTGACCTTGGAAATGGTCACCGATCATGAGCGCGACTACCTGTGGAATTACTACGCCGCCGACCGTCGTGCGCGCATCAACCTGGGTATTCGCCGCCGCCTGGCGCCGCTGGTTGAACGCGATCGTCGCCGGGTCGAGCTGCTCAACAGCCTGCTGCTGTCCATGCCCGGTACGCCGACGCTGTATTACGGTGACGAGATCGGCATGGGCGACAACATCTTTCTCGGCGACCGCGACGGGGTGCGCACGCCCATGCAGTGGTCGCCGGATCGTAACGGCGGTTTTTCCCGCGCCGACCCGGCCAGCCTGGTGCTGCCGCCGGTGATGGACCCGCTGTACGGCTTCCAGAGCGTCAACGTCGAGACCCAGGCCCGCGACCCGCATTCGCTGCTCAACTGGACGCGGCGCATGCTGAGCATCCGCAAGCAGCACAAGGCCTTCGGCCGCGGCACCCTGAAGATGCTCATGCCGAACAACCGCCGGGTACTGGCCTACCTGCGCGAAGCCACCGATGCCGAGGGCAACCCGGAGCTGATCCTCTGCGTGGCCAACCTGTCCCGCGCTGCTCAGGCGGTGGAACTGGAATTGTCGGCCCACGACGGCAAGGTGCCGGTGGAAATGGTCGGTGGCTCGTCGTTCCCGCCCATTGGCCAGCTCAATTACCTGCTGACCCTGCCGCCCTATGGCTTTTACTGGTTTCTGCTCGCCGAGGAGGCGCAAATGCCCAGCTGGCACGTATCACCGGTCGATCGCATGCCGGAGCTGACCACTCTGGTGATCAAGAACCAACTGGGCGAGCTGTTGCAGCTGCCTGCCCGGGCGACCCTGGAGCAGGAGTCGCTGCCGGCCTACCTGCCCAAGCGTCGCTGGTTCTCCGGGCAGCGCGAAGACCTGCGTCAGGTCGAGCTGCTCTACGCGATTCCCTTTGGCGGCGCCGACGAGCTGTATGTGCTCAGTGAAGTGGAAGTCAGCCGCGCCTCGGGCGCCACCGAGCACTATCAGGTGCCGCTGGGGTTCGTCGGTGAGCATGAAGCCGGTAGTAGCGTGCCGCAGCAGTTGGCCTTGGCGCGTCTGCGTCGCGGCCGTCAGGTCGGCTTGCTGACCGACGGCTTCACCCTCAGTGGCTTCGTGCGCCATGTGATGCGCCACCTGAGTGAGCGCAGCGTGCTGGGTTGGCAGGGCAGCGAGATCCAGTTCGTGCCGACGCCACGCCTGGAGGCGCTGGGTGATCTGAGCAACGCGGATGTGCAGCTGATCTCTGCGGAGCAGTCCAACAGCTCGGCGATCATTGCCGAGCAGGCGGTGCTCAAGCTGATTCGCCGGGTGCTGCCGGGTATCCATCCGGAAGCGGAAATAGGTGGCTATCTGACCGCCGCCGGCTTCGAGCATATCGCCCCGTTGCTGGGTGAAGTTCGCCGGGTCGACGAGCAGGGCGTACCCCATACTCTGATGATTCTGCAGGGCTACCTGAACAATCAGGGCGACGCCTGGCAGTGGACGCAGAACAACCTGGAACGGGCCATCCGCGATGAACTGGCGGGCGGTCATTCCGATCAGGAGAACCAGCACTCGGCGTTGGCCGAACTGGAATCCTTTGCCGGGCTGCTGGGGCAACGCCTCGGCGAAATGCACATGGCGCTCGGCCAGGCCAGCGACAACCCGGATTTCGGCTACCGTCAAACAGGTGAAGCGGACGTTGCCGAGTGGTCGCAGAACATCGCCGTGCAGGTGCGCGAGGCGCTCAAGGTGGTTGCCGAGGGCAGGGGGCACCTGCCAGGTGAAGCGGCCAATCAGGCCGACTGGCTGGCCGCGCGCCACGACTCGATCATCGCCCTGGTGGACGACCTGGCACGGCGTTCGGCGGGCGGCATCCGCATGCGTGTACATGGCGACCTGCACCTCGGCCAGGTACTGGTGGTGCAGGGCGATGCCTATCTGATCGACTTCGAGGGCGAGCCGACCCGCACGCTGGACGAACGCCGGGCGTTCTACAGCCCGCTCAAGGATGTCGCCGGCATGTTGCGTTCCTTCGACTACGCCGCCGCCATGGCCATGCGCAGCGCCCAGAGCGCCGACGTGACGCCGGAAGCGGAACACGCGCGCCAGCATATCGCCGGGCTGTATCGCAGCCAGGCGAGAACGGCGTTCAACGAAGCCTATCGCCTGGCGGCGGCAGACCTGCCCCACGCCTGGCATGACCGTGAGGGTGAAGTGGCAGCGCTGGCGCTGTTCTGCATCGAAAAGGCGGCCTACGAAATTCTGTATGAAGCGCGCTATCGTCCCGATTGGCTGGAAGTTCCGGTACAAGGGTTGATAGAGCTGACCAAATATCTTCTGGGGAGCGGTAAACGATGA